From the genome of Bacteroidia bacterium, one region includes:
- a CDS encoding peroxiredoxin family protein has protein sequence MKKLLGFVLAFAFLSNLLAQDDFISIANLARKVEGLNIGDKAPDFIGTDAITGANIQLNRFRNNNNVLLMFYSNALYAASEGADAPLRQGASDQIAQLIEGMMNSADPKSKTLKIILVTGDTQEQIRALVNQNPNLTKTMNIIRDEGNRIMDKYNSSFKINKNHPEVKELVSRGLLKVNPKDEYVTGVVPIMYLINREGRIIAQFSALNFERLQEAGVDPTKSVAFSLNYITSKITEW, from the coding sequence ATGAAAAAACTATTGGGATTTGTACTTGCATTTGCCTTTTTGAGCAATTTGCTTGCGCAAGATGACTTTATTTCTATTGCTAACCTTGCGCGTAAGGTAGAAGGGCTTAACATTGGAGATAAGGCACCAGACTTTATAGGAACAGACGCAATTACGGGTGCTAACATTCAACTTAATCGTTTTCGAAACAACAACAATGTTCTACTCATGTTCTACAGCAACGCTCTATATGCCGCATCAGAGGGGGCAGACGCTCCTTTGCGTCAAGGTGCTTCCGATCAAATCGCACAACTGATTGAAGGTATGATGAATAGTGCAGACCCAAAAAGCAAAACACTCAAAATAATTTTAGTTACAGGAGACACCCAAGAACAAATCAGGGCACTTGTTAATCAAAACCCCAACCTTACTAAAACAATGAATATCATCAGAGATGAAGGAAACCGTATCATGGATAAATACAACTCTTCTTTCAAAATCAACAAAAATCATCCTGAAGTCAAAGAATTAGTAAGCAGAGGACTATTGAAAGTAAATCCCAAAGATGAGTATGTTACTGGAGTAGTACCTATTATGTATCTTATCAATCGCGAGGGTAGAATTATTGCACAATTCAGCGCACTAAATTTTGAACGCTTACAAGAAGCAGGTGTAGATCCCACTAAAAGTGTGGCATTTTCACTTAACTATATCACAAGCAAAATCACAGAGTGGTAA